In one Bufo gargarizans isolate SCDJY-AF-19 chromosome 11, ASM1485885v1, whole genome shotgun sequence genomic region, the following are encoded:
- the LOC122922004 gene encoding E3 ubiquitin/ISG15 ligase TRIM25-like: MASSTDLRAELDCSICLQTYTDPVMLRCGHNFCRVCIDRALDTQDKSGVYTCPECREEFQERPALMRNLALRNIMENFLFAQPKVTETGILCTYCVDSPVPAVKSCLMCEASLCEKHLRVHSKSSEHVLSDPSTSLENRKCSVHKKILEYYCTEDSACICVSCSLVGKHRGHQVEMLYEASEKKQNRLKNVLQKLTRKTEETEERVERLAECRRKAQEKASGKAETVIALFIEIRRQLDNLEKRILSEISRQEKEESLSLSALIQKLEIKKDELSRRMRHIEMLCNMTDPLNVLQEPDTGDLCDPEEEGDDEDINRCLHDVDDLDVAVISDKLHTLGDIITDIRRGIYVEGPRDILLDVNTAANNILVSDDLKTAIWKHEYRHCPKTAERFQNNQVMSSRGFTSGRHYWDVEISRSVMCRVGMCYPSIDRWNRDSYIGENNKSWSLMRYSSQYLVMHDLKMMQLTDEISSNRVRICLDYEAGQLSFYELCDPIRHLHTFSATFTEPLHAALWLNNGRLTTEK; encoded by the coding sequence ATGGCGTCTTCTACTGATCTGAGAGCTGAGCTGGACTGCTCCATCTGTCTGCAGACCTATACAGATCCTGTAATGCTGAGATGTGGACACAACTTCTGCCGGGTCTGTATTGATCGTGCACTAGATACACAGGACAAGTCTGGGGTTTATACCTGTCCTGAATGCAGAGAAGAGTTTCAGGAGCGGCCTGCACTGATGAGGAACTTAGCTCTGCGTAACATTATGGAGAATTTCCTGTTTGCTCAACCAAAAGTGACGGAAACTGGGATCTTGTGCACTTACTGTGTGGACTCTCCTGTACCTGCTGTTAAATCCTGTCTGATGTGTGAGGCTTCTCTGTGTGAGAAACACCTGAGAGTTCACAGCAAGTCATCCGAACACGTCTTATCTGACCCCAGCACTTCCCTAGAGAACAGGAAATGTTCTGTCCATAAGAAGATCCTGGAGTATTACTGCACTGAGGACTCTGCTTGTATCTGTGTGTCCTGCAGTTTGGTTGGAAAACACCGGGGACATCAGGTGGAGATGCTGTATGAGGCTTCTGAGAAGAAGCAGAACAGATTAAAAAATGTTCTCCAAAAACTGACCAGAAAGACAGAGGAGACTGAGGAAAGAGTTGAGAGACTGGCAGAGTGCAGGAGAAAAGCTCAAGAAAAAGCATCTGGAAAAGCAGAAACAGTCATTGCCCTGTTTATAGAGATCAGGAGACAACTGGACAACCTGGAGAAGAGGATCCTGAGTGAGATTTCCAGGCAGGAAAAGGAAGAGTCACTCTCACTCTCTGCTCTGATCCAGAAACTTGAAATAAAAAAGGACGAGCTGTCCAGGAGGATGAGACATATTGAAATGCTGTGTAACATGACTGATCCATTGAATGTCTTACAGGAACCAGACACAGGTGACTTGTGTGATCCTGAGGAGGAAGGAGATGATGAAGACATAAATAGATGTCTCCATGATGTAGATGATCTGGATGTGGCTGTGATCTCGGACAAATTACACACATTAGGTGACATAATAACAGATATAAGGAGAGGAATCTATGTGGAGGGTCCTAGAGacatattactggatgtaaacaCAGCTGCTAATAACATCCTTGTATCGGATGACCTGAAAACTGCAATCTGGAAACATGAATACCGGCATTGTCCAAAAACAGCAGAGAGATTCCAGAATAATcaggtgatgagcagcaggggattTACCTCAGGGCGACATTACTGGGATGTGGAGATTAGTAGATCAGTGATGTGTAGGGTGGGGATGTGTTATCCCAGTATAGATCGGTGGAACCGTGATTCATATATTGGGGAGAATAACAAGTCCTGGAGTTTGATGAGGTATTCCAGTCAGTATTTGGTGATGCATGATCTTAAAATGATGCAGTTAACTGACGAGATCTCCAGTAATAGAGTCAGGATATGTCTGGACTATGAGGCCGGGCAGCTGTCCTTTTATGAGCTGTGTGACCCCATCAGACACTTGCACACCTTCTCAGCCACCTTCACCGAGCCCCTTCATGCTGCTCTATGGCTAAACAATGGTCGTTTGAcaactgaaaaataa